CCGCCAGCGCGGTCCTGCTGTACGTCCTCGCGCGCCGTCTCTCGCTGCCGCGCTGGGCCGCGGGCCTCGCGATGGTGCTCTTCGGGCTCTCCCCGCTGTCGGTGGTGCTCCAGCGCGAGATCTTCCTCGACAACATCGCGGTGATGTGGACGCTGCTCGCGTTCTGCCTCGCCGCGTCCCCGAGCCGGCACCTCTGGCACCACTTCGGGGCGGGCATCGCGGCCGCGGCCGCCGTGCTCACCAAGGAGACGATGCTCGTCGTCCTGCCCGCGCTCCTGGTCACCATGTGGCGCCACGGCCACCGCGACACCCGCAAGTTCGCGCTCACCGGAGCCATCACCGCCTGCGTCCTGATCGGCCTCGCGTACCCGCTGTTCGCCCTGCTCAAGGGCGAGCTGTTCCCGGGCGCGGGCCATGTCTCGCTCTGGGACGGCATCACGTACCAGATGAGCCGCCCCGGCTCCGGCTTCATCCTCGACCCCGGCTCCGGCTCGTACGGCGTGCTGCACTCCTGGCTCTACTACGACCGGGTGCTGATCGTCGGAGGCCTCGCCGGAGCGCTGCTGCTCCTGGCCACCTGGCGCTGGTCCGTCACCGCCCGCGCCCTCGCCGGACCCGCCCTCACGGTGGCGATCCTCGCCCTGGTGGCGCTGCGCCCGAGCGGCTATCTGCCCGCGATGTACATCATCCAGGCGCTGCCGTTCCTCGCGCTGGTCCTCGCCGGAGGCGCCGCCAGCCTCGCCCATCTGGTGCTGCGCAGGTGGCGGAGCGACGAGGAGAAGCCGTACGTCACCTGGGGACGGCGGGTGACGGCGGCCGCGCTCGTGGCGGTCGCCGCGCTCTATGTGCTGCCGCACTGGTACGACGGCGACCACACCGCCGTGACCGCCGACGCCAACGCCCCCTACCGGGCGGCGGCCACCTGGCTGAAGACCGAGGTCCAGGACCCGGCGGACACCCGGGTCCTGGTCGACGACGCCCTCTGGCTCGACCTGGTCCACGACGGCTACCGGCCCGGGCTCGGCGTCATCTGGTTCTACAAGGCTGACCTCGACCCCGCGGTGACCAGGACGATGCCGCGCGGCTGGAAGGACATCGACTACGTCGTCGCCTCTCCGACGGTGCGGCGTGACGCGGTCGACCTGCCCAACGTCAAGGCGGCCATCGAGCATTCGACGCCGGTCGCCACCTTCGGCAAGGGCGCCGACCGGATCGAGATCCGGCAGATCGACGAGAGCACGGGAAACACCATGACCACGACGACGTCCGGGGGCAGTCGATGAGCAGCTTCGAGAGCACCGTCCCCGGGGAGCTCGGCGATCCCGCCGTAAGGGCGGTCGAGGTGCCCGAACCGGGCGCCGTCACCATCGTCGTACCGACCTTCAATGAGTCCGCGAACATCCGTGAACTCCTGCGCCGGATCACCGAGTCGGTGCCCGACCGGCTGCCCTGCGAGGTGGTCTTCGTGGACGACTCCACGGACGACACCCCCGAGGTGATCTCCCGGGAGGCGCAGGACTGCCCGTTTCCGGTGACCTTGTTGCACCGCGAGGAAGCCGTGGGCGGGCTCGGCGGTGCCGTCGTCGAGGGACTGAAGGCGGCGAGCTCCGACTGGATCGTCGTCATGGACGGCGATCTCCAGCATCCGCCGTCCCTGATACCGGAGTTGGTGGCCTCGGGGGAGCGGTCCGCCGCCGGGCTCGTCGTCGCCAGCCGGTACATCAAGGGCGGCAGCCGCGAGGGCCTCGCGGGCGGCTACCGCATCGCCGTCTCGCGCGGTGCGACCTGGCTGACCAAGACGCTCTTCCCGCGCCGACTGCGCGGTATCAGCGATCCGATGAGCGGCTTCTTCGCGATCCGCCGCAGCGCGGTCACCGCCGAGATCCTGCGGCCGCTCGGCTACAAGATCCTCCTCGAACTCGCCGTCCGCAGCCGCCCCCGCGAGGTCACCGAGGTGCCCTTCGTCTTCCAGGACCGGTTCGCGGGCGAGTCCAAGTCGACCGCGCAGGAGGGCTTCCGGTTCCTGCGTCACCTCGTCGGGCTGCGCACCGCCTCGCCGGTCGCCCGGATGGTCGTCTTCGGTCTGATCGGCGCCACCGGCTTCCTGCCGAACCTGATCGGCCTGTACGCGCTCACCGCCGCCGGCATGCACTACGTACCGGCCGAGATCCTCGCCAACCAGTTGGGCGTCGCCTGGAACTTCCTGCTCATCGAGCATCTGTTGTTCCGCGAGCGCCGAAAGCACCGCAGCTGGTGGGACCGGGTGGGCCGGTTCGCGCTGCTCGCCAACGCCGACCTGGTGCTGCGCATCCCGCTGATCGCCCTGTTCGTCGGCCACTTCGGGATGGGCGCCCTGTCCGCCACCGCGCTGGCCCTGGTGATGACGTTCGTCCTGCGCTTCGTGGGCACCGAGGCGCTGGTCTATCTGCCGCGCCGCAGCAGTGAGGCTGCGGGCGGGAGCCGCACAGCAAGGAGAGCCGCGTGAAACATCTGGCACGACCCAGACGGAGAACCTCACTGCTGGCCGTGGCGGGCCTGGCCGCCGGGCTGCTGCTCGCCTCGCCGCAGCCCGCCTCCGCCGCCAACCTCGTCACCAACCCGGGTTTCGAGTCCGACGGCACGGACGGCATGCCGTCCTGCTGGGAGAAGTCCGGCTGGGGCGACAACGACTTCACCTTCGCCACCGTCGCCGACTCCCACTCCGGCTCCAAGGCCATGAAGGTCACGCTGACCCGGCGCGTCGACGGCGACCGCAAGGCCCTGATCACGGAGTCCGCGACCTGCGCGCCGGTGGTCACCGCGGGCAAGCAGTACGACCTCGGCCTCTGGTACAAGTCGACGACACCGGACACCGCGATCACCCTCTTCCGGCACGACGCCACGGCGGGCTGGCAGTACTGGACCGACCTCAAGACGCTGGACATGGCGGCGGGCTGGACGCAGGCGAGCGTCCGTACGCCCGCCGTCCCGGCCGGTACCGACCGCATCACCTGGGGCGTCTCGGTGTACGGCACCGGCTCGGCGACCACCGACGACTACACGATGGAACAGGTCTCCGACCCGATCCCGCCGGCCACCTGCACCGCCACCACCGACGAGTGCGCGGGCGGCCGCTGGGACGTGCTGCCCACGCAGAACCCGGTGCGCTCCATGCACTCCGTCGTCCTCAACAACGGCAAGGTGCTGCTGATCGCCGGGTCCGGCAACAGCGAGGAGAACTTCGACGCGGGCACCTTCACCTCCGCGGTCTACGACCCGGTGAAGGGCACGTACAAGGTGATCCCCACGCCGAAGGACATGTTCTGCTCGGGTCACGTCCAGCTCGCCGACGGGCGGGTGCTGGTGATGAGCGGCAACAAGGCGTTCCCGGTCGCGGGCGGGCACGGCTACGAGGGGTACAAGGACTCGTACATCTTCGACCCGGTCACCGAGACGTACAGCAAGACGAACGACCTGAACGACGGCCACTGGTACCCGTCGGCCACCGAGCTCGGCAACGGGGACGTCATCTCGTTCGGTGGACTGCGCGAGGACTCCACCGGGTCGGTGACGGCCGAGCGCTGGTCGGCGGCGCAGCAGCAGTGGCTGCCGTTCACGCAGGTCAACCAGACCTGGTCGTACTGGGGTCTGTACCCGTCGATGATCCTGATGCAGGACGGGCGGCTCTTCTACTCGGGCAGCCACGTCTTCGGCAACGGCACGCCCGGCACGGGCTCGGCGATCTACGACTACGACGCGAACACCGTCACGGCGATCCCCGGGCTCCAGGACAAGGACGAGCGCGACCAGTCCGCGAGCGTGCTGCTGCCCCCGGCCCAGGACCAGAAGGTGCTGACGATCGGCGGCGGCAACATCGACTCCAACCCGGAGGCGAACCGGCTCACCGACATCATCGACCTGAAGGCCGCGAACCCGGCGTACACCGTCGGCCCGCAGATCCCGCAGGGCACGGTCGACCTCGGCAACGGCAAGGTCGCCGAGACGGGCAACCAGGGCAAGATGTACGTCTCCGCCGTCCTCCTGCCGGACGGCAAGGTGCTGGAGACGGGCGGTGGCCTGCACAACCGCGCCAACCCGGTGTTCGAGGCGTCGATGTTCGACCCGGCGACCTCCACCTTCGACCCGGTGGCCGCCGACCCGGAGGCGCGCGGCTACCACTCCTCCGCGTTCCTGCTGCCCGACGGCCGGGTGATGGCCACCGGCGACAACCCGGGCAACGGCACCTGGAACCACAACGTGTCCATCTACACCCCGCCCTACCTCCTCAAGGGCACCCGTCCGACGATCACCTCGGTGATCGACAACGAGTGGGTGTACGGGGACACGCAGCGCATCACGGTCGACCGGCCCATCGTGAAGGCCGAGCT
This portion of the Streptomyces mirabilis genome encodes:
- a CDS encoding ArnT family glycosyltransferase, with product MTSTLPAVTPSTVPATRPAAPDIVHDHPPLQRLRTSRADLLLCGALLLAIIVVQGWNITDYPTLSDDEGTYLAQAWAVQQGKGLAHYTYWYDHPPLGWIQIAALTWIPAHVSPSLMTVGSMRVAMLAVGAASAVLLYVLARRLSLPRWAAGLAMVLFGLSPLSVVLQREIFLDNIAVMWTLLAFCLAASPSRHLWHHFGAGIAAAAAVLTKETMLVVLPALLVTMWRHGHRDTRKFALTGAITACVLIGLAYPLFALLKGELFPGAGHVSLWDGITYQMSRPGSGFILDPGSGSYGVLHSWLYYDRVLIVGGLAGALLLLATWRWSVTARALAGPALTVAILALVALRPSGYLPAMYIIQALPFLALVLAGGAASLAHLVLRRWRSDEEKPYVTWGRRVTAAALVAVAALYVLPHWYDGDHTAVTADANAPYRAAATWLKTEVQDPADTRVLVDDALWLDLVHDGYRPGLGVIWFYKADLDPAVTRTMPRGWKDIDYVVASPTVRRDAVDLPNVKAAIEHSTPVATFGKGADRIEIRQIDESTGNTMTTTTSGGSR
- a CDS encoding glycosyltransferase family 2 protein; the encoded protein is MSSFESTVPGELGDPAVRAVEVPEPGAVTIVVPTFNESANIRELLRRITESVPDRLPCEVVFVDDSTDDTPEVISREAQDCPFPVTLLHREEAVGGLGGAVVEGLKAASSDWIVVMDGDLQHPPSLIPELVASGERSAAGLVVASRYIKGGSREGLAGGYRIAVSRGATWLTKTLFPRRLRGISDPMSGFFAIRRSAVTAEILRPLGYKILLELAVRSRPREVTEVPFVFQDRFAGESKSTAQEGFRFLRHLVGLRTASPVARMVVFGLIGATGFLPNLIGLYALTAAGMHYVPAEILANQLGVAWNFLLIEHLLFRERRKHRSWWDRVGRFALLANADLVLRIPLIALFVGHFGMGALSATALALVMTFVLRFVGTEALVYLPRRSSEAAGGSRTARRAA
- a CDS encoding galactose oxidase-like domain-containing protein — translated: MARPRRRTSLLAVAGLAAGLLLASPQPASAANLVTNPGFESDGTDGMPSCWEKSGWGDNDFTFATVADSHSGSKAMKVTLTRRVDGDRKALITESATCAPVVTAGKQYDLGLWYKSTTPDTAITLFRHDATAGWQYWTDLKTLDMAAGWTQASVRTPAVPAGTDRITWGVSVYGTGSATTDDYTMEQVSDPIPPATCTATTDECAGGRWDVLPTQNPVRSMHSVVLNNGKVLLIAGSGNSEENFDAGTFTSAVYDPVKGTYKVIPTPKDMFCSGHVQLADGRVLVMSGNKAFPVAGGHGYEGYKDSYIFDPVTETYSKTNDLNDGHWYPSATELGNGDVISFGGLREDSTGSVTAERWSAAQQQWLPFTQVNQTWSYWGLYPSMILMQDGRLFYSGSHVFGNGTPGTGSAIYDYDANTVTAIPGLQDKDERDQSASVLLPPAQDQKVLTIGGGNIDSNPEANRLTDIIDLKAANPAYTVGPQIPQGTVDLGNGKVAETGNQGKMYVSAVLLPDGKVLETGGGLHNRANPVFEASMFDPATSTFDPVAADPEARGYHSSAFLLPDGRVMATGDNPGNGTWNHNVSIYTPPYLLKGTRPTITSVIDNEWVYGDTQRITVDRPIVKAELIRPAAVTHSSDPNQRFVDLPLSVDGNNVDLNVTSNPNMAPPGWYMLFAVDANGVPSVAKWVHLQGPAALATDTASAHVHSFADSLEGTVTQGGKKRTSQKVSTTISGCDRHYGTINVCVPTVFPDGVKKTTASRCAWLKTNDYGRLKVNGKDDPLGLDPNGDGLACGAKDLKRR